In Strigops habroptila isolate Jane chromosome 4, bStrHab1.2.pri, whole genome shotgun sequence, a single genomic region encodes these proteins:
- the LYVE1 gene encoding lymphatic vessel endothelial hyaluronic acid receptor 1, with translation MATYFGVTSAVFFIWVTTFMAQNYFITGSILSPCRIKGVGIYLEEKVNFSEASNACNQLNLQLASRDQVEKALKHGFETCSYGWVKDGLVVIPRITSNKKCGKGNVGLVPWYAEPFKTFMVYCFNSSDVQINSCIPDPTTTMLPSSSARTDLTASSGFDLTENITAVPNVTETEQTLKNIKFRVICITETVLPTEGTTTKMPEEYSPIDSPNYTSHAAFKNDAVVFGGIPTALLVLAVIFFIISVVLAVCYIKKYKKTFPFSNKNQQKEMVETTALKEAKSNDKAAEKETKKNGKNTEESKTKPEATVQCLEAEV, from the exons ATGGCAACTTATTTTGGAGTTAcctctgcagtgtttttcatCTGGGTTACAACATTCATGGCTCAAAATTACTTCATAACAG GTTCCATTCTTTCACCTTGCAGGATCAAAGGTGTAGGAATTTATCTTGAGGAAAAAGTGAATTTCTCAGAAGCAAGTAATGCATGTAATCAACTGAATCTACAATTGGCAAGTAGAGACCAAGTTGAAAAGGCTCTGAAACATGGCTTTGAAACGTGCAG CTATGGATGGGTGAAAGATGGATTGGTTGTCATTCCTCGAATAACATCCAACAAGAAATGTGGCAAGGGCAATGTTGGACTAGTGCCATGGTATGCTGAACCCTTCAAAACATTTATGGTTTACTGCTTCAATTCCTCAG atgTTCAGATAAACTCATGTATACCAGATCCAACTACAACCATGCTACCTTCATCAAGTGCACGAACGGACTTAACTGCATCTTCAGGCTTCGATTTGACTGAGAACATCACAGCAGTGCCCAATGTGACTGAGACAGAACAAAccctgaaaaatataaaatttcgTGTAATATGTATAACTGAAACTGTATTACCAACCGAGGGGACTACTACAAAAATGCCAGAGGAATACTCACCAATTGACTCTCCTAACTATACTTCCCATGCTGCCTTTAAGAATGATGCTGTTGTCTTTGGAG GTATCCCTACTGCACTTCTTGTACTGGCAGTCATCTTCTTCATTATTTCAGTTGTTCTAGCAGTCTGCTATATCAAAAA GTACAAGAAAACCTTCCCGTTTTCAAACAAGaatcagcaaaaagaaatggtTGAAACAACTGCTCTTAAAGAGGCTAAGTCAAATGACAAAGCTGCTGAGAAGGAAACGAAGAAGAATggtaaaaacacagaagagtcTAAAACCAAGCCTGAAGCCACAGTACAATGTCTAGAAGCAGAAGTTTAA
- the RNF141 gene encoding RING finger protein 141 encodes MRTSFYGTEVKNFTMGQQISNHTQTVINKLPEKVAKHASLVQESGFLTYEEFLGRVAELNDVTAKLASGQDKHLLFEVQPGSDSSAFWKVVVRIICTKINKTSGVVEASRILNLYQFIQLYKDITSQAAGVLAQSGTSEEAAESLMSVSSCQASFWMGRVKQLTDEEECCICMDGRADLILPCTHSFCQKCIDKW; translated from the exons ATGAGAACTTCGTTCTACGGAACTGAGGTGAAGAACTTCACCATGGGTCAACAAATTTCAAACCACACACAAACTGTAATTAACAAGTTGCCAGAAAAAGTAGCAAAGCATGCCTCTTTGGTTCAAGAAAGTGGTTTCCTAACGTATGAAGAGTTTCTGGGAAGAGTAGCTGAACTTAATGATGT TACTGCAAAATTGGCTTCTGGACAAGACAAACATCTGTTATTTGAAGTGCAGCCTGGTTctgattcttctgctttctggaaGGTGGTCGTTCGGATAATATGCACTAAA ataaataaaacaagtgGCGTCGTAGAAGCTTCCAGAATCTTGAACTTGTATCAGTTCATTCAACTTTATAAAGACATCACCAGTCAAGCAGCAGGAGTTCTCGCGCAGAGTGGTACTTCTGAAGAAGCTGCTGAGAGTTTGATGTCTGTGTCATCTTGTCAGGCTAGCTTCTGGATGGGAAG ggtTAAACAGTTGACAGATGAAGAGGAATGTTGCATCTGCATGGATGGGCGTGCTGATTTAATCTTACCATGTACTCACAGTTTCTGCCAGAAATGCATTGATAAATGGTAA